A genomic region of Raphanus sativus cultivar WK10039 chromosome 6, ASM80110v3, whole genome shotgun sequence contains the following coding sequences:
- the LOC108806682 gene encoding protein KTI12 homolog, protein MALVVICGQPCSGKSKAAATLSEALKESETKQNVRIIDEDSFHLDRNQNYANMPAEKNLRGKLRSDVDRSVSRGDIVIVDSLNSIKGYRYELWCIARAAGIRYCVLFCDVDETRCREWNMERGDRGEASYDDGVFEDLVRRFERPERRNRWDSPLFELYPSRDGIEKSSPVVSEAVTYLTKTVDSKTQDVRILQPSIATQTARFSEANSLYELDRATQEVINAVVEQQALGGAISRVTLGNDLPPIEICRPVGLPELGRLRRTFVKLMGQSSLSGPPVPTDANSGKRRFVDYLNREFGGNNA, encoded by the coding sequence ATGGCGCTAGTTGTGATTTGCGGGCAACCTTGTAGCGGGAAGTCAAAAGCTGCAGCAACCTTATCCGAAGCACTGAAAGAATCCGAAACGAAGCAGAACGTTAGAATCATCGACGAGGATTCGTTTCATCTAGACCGGAACCAGAACTACGCCAACATGCCTGCGGAGAAGAACCTTAGAGGGAAGCTCAGGTCGGATGTTGACAGATCGGTTTCGAGAGGAGACATTGTTATTGTGGATTCTTTGAACAGCATCAAAGGTTACAGATACGAGCTGTGGTGCATCGCACGCGCCGCTGGGATTAGGTACTGTGTTCTCTTCTGTGATGTGGATGAGACTCGGTGCAGGGAGTGGAATATGGAACGTGGGGATAGAGGTGAAGCTTCGTATGACGACGGTGTATTCGAGGATCTGGTGAGAAGATTCGAGAGACCCGAGAGGAGAAACAGATGGGATTCACCTCTCTTTGAGCTGTACCCTTCTAGGGATGGGATAGAGAAGTCCTCTCCTGTGGTTTCAGAGGCTGTGACTTATCTGACCAAGACTGTTGATTCCAAAACTCAAGACGTGAGGATCCTCCAGCCGAGCATAGCGACGCAGACTGCTAGATTCTCGGAAGCGAATTCTCTTTACGAGCTGGACAGAGCGACGCAAGAAGTCATCAATGCGGTCGTGGAGCAACAAGCGCTCGGTGGGGCTATAAGCAGAGTTACTCTTGGCAATGATCTGCCTCCGATTGAAATCTGCAGACCAGTTGGACTACCGGAGCTGGGTAGGCTTCGAAGAACGTTTGTTAAATTGATGGGTCAGTCGAGTCTGAGCGGGCCACCGGTACCAACTGATGCAAACAGTGGAAAGAGACGGTTTGTGGATTACTTGAACAGAGAGTTTGGAGGTAATAACGCTTGA
- the LOC108810412 gene encoding putative SNAP25 homologous protein SNAP30: MFGLFKSPGNNKVPNESSNNKGGGTINAGRRTTSEPILITPDFDEDDDKYKKGFSNSGDLQSQTTEDLEKYAVYKAEETTKGVNNCLRIAEDIRSDATKTLDMLHAQGEQINRTHVMAVDMDKDLGRGEKLLNSLGGMFSKPWKPKKGKEITGPMITPDKPSKKSGNNKEEREKLGLAAKGRSSSQPIPSDQPTSALQKVEQEKAKQDDGLSDLSDILGDLKGMALDMGSELDKQNKALDHLDGDIDELNNRVQGANQRARHLLSK; the protein is encoded by the exons ATGTTTGGACTTTTCAAATCTCCAGGGAACAACAAAGTTCCCAATGAATCATCAAACAACAAAGGAGGAGGAACCATCAACGCAGGAAGAAGAACAACTTCTGAACCAATCCTAATCACACCAGATTTCGACGAGGATGACGACAAGTACAAGAAGGGTTTCAGCAACTCTGGTGATCTGCAGAGCCAAACTACGGAGGACTTAGAGAAGTACGCGGTTTATAAAGCCGAAGAAACAACCAAAGGTGTCAACAACTGTCTTAGGATCGCTGAAGATATAAGATCGGATGCTACAAAAACGCTTGATATGTTGCACGCGCAAGGTGAACAGATTAACAGGACTCATGTTATGGCTGTTGACATGGATAAAGATCTCGGTCGG GGAGAGAAGCTTTTGAACAGCTTAGGAGGAATGTTTTCTAAGCCATGGAAACCTAAGAAGGGTAAAGAAATCACAGGACCTATGATCACACCAG ATAAACCGTCGAAGAAGAGCGGGAATAACAAGGAAGAACGAGAGAAACTCGGTTTGGCTGCGAAAGGACGATCCAGTAGCCAACCGATACCGTCAGACCAACCAACAAGTGCTTTGCAGAAAGTGGAG CAAGAGAAGGCAAAGCAAGACGACGGACTTTCAGATTTGAGTGACATTTTGGGTGATCTTAAGGGCATGGCCCTTGACATGGGATCTGAACTCGACAA GCAAAACAAGGCTCTTGATCATCTCGACGGAGATATTGATGAGCTGAACAATCGTGTTCAAGGAGCTAATCAACGGGCACGTCACTTGCTTTCCAAATAA